ACCTCCAAGTGGCTGCAATAAATGTATTAGGTATAAGTGGAGACAAAGATGCAGATGCACCAAAACAGGAAAAATCATTTCAAAAATTAACCGTCGAAGAAAGCATTCTGTTTTTTAAGGGTAGTTCAAAATTTTTGGGCTTAGCAGAGACCTCTAAAGATACCTATAACTACGAAATAAAATTATTTTGTGATTTCATTAGCAAAAAGTTTGGGACACTTGATATACCATTAACAGAAGTAATATATCCAACATCTACTTTGCTTGAATATATCAATCAAAATGATATTTCAAATAATACAAGCGCTAAAAAATCAGCATTTCTAAGAACTTTCATCAAAACAGTAGTTCAGGATTTTTATTTAATGAATAAAGAAGAATTTGACGGCACCTTAAAAGTCGATTGGAATAAAAACGGATTGCCAAAGTTTTATAAATTAGAACAATTAAAAGAATTACTTATTTTAAGTAAAGAGACAGCATTCGGACTTCGGAACTATACGATAATAAGTGCTTTTCTTGGATCCGCTTTAAGGGTAAGTGAGCTTGTTGGTATCCAATTATCAGATATTGATTTGGAAGAAGAAATGATTACGGTCAGTAGAAAACGAAATAAAAACAAACCTGTTCCAGCATATATACAACGTGATGCTTTAAATGTATTGATGAAATATATTGACTTTATGTATGGACATCTTGCAGAAGATTGGAAAGAGCTTAAGGCTAATTATGGAGGTTTATATGTTTTTTCAACAACTGGAGGAGAAACTGCAATGACTGACCGCGCAGTTAGAGGTATGGTTAAAAGTTTAGCAAAGAAGGCACAGTCTATTAGTGATGCTGAAGCAGAGAATCTAAGCGTTCATAATTTTAGACATAGCTATGCTATTTATGGTATTCGCTCGGGTATCAATTTGTATGCCATGATGGATCTTATGGGGCACTCTACTGTCACATCATTGAAGCCATATGCTAAACAAAGTAGGGATCAGATTAAAGAAGATATGGAGAAGAATCCAATTGCAAAACTTATTTAAGGGAGGTGATTATTATAGAAAGCAATATTATTTTAGATTCACATTATTTTAAGCAATGGTACAAACACACACATGTAGCTCAGTCTACAAAGGATAGCTATAAGTATATCCTTAAGAGGTTTGGGAAATATATGATGTCTTTGGGTCCAGTAAGAGAATTGGATTTTGATAAGTTTAAGTTTGGAAAATCGGATTCAAGATATGATCCAATTGACGAAGAGTTTATTGATGATTTCGTGGAATTCCTATTAGAGAATGGGGATAGCCATTCTAATCTTTACAATAGTATTGAAGCACTTAAATGCTTTTTTAAGTTTTTAAAAATGGTTGGCTTAATAAAATCTAATCCAACAGCGTACTATCCAAACCCATATTATAAACTGAGAAAAGTGGATCGTGCATTTAGTAAAGAAGATGCTTCTAAGTTATTATCAGCTTCAAAAAAAGTGGATCCTTTTTTTGGACAATTTTATCTATTGATGTTATTGTTCTTAACTTGCGGATTACGGGCACAAGAGGTATGTTTGATGAAAAAGTCTCAAGTGAATTTAGAGTTCCAGACCATAGAGATTACCCGTGGTCAGAAAACATCCGCAAGTGTTGTTTCAGTAGTAGATAAATTGAAAGAAGCTTTTGAACAATACTTTGAACACCCTGAGTGGTTGAGGTGGTCTAAGGGACAAGATAAAGAAGTTTTCTTTTATAATAATAAACCGTTGAATAGAAGTAGATTAGTTTCCATGTTACAACTAATTTATGATGAAGCTGGGATTGATAGGCAGGTACGTGTTCATGACTTAAGGCACACGATGGCCCAGCTGTTATTATTAAATGGAGCAAATGAATTTTCTATTCAGGAGCAATTACGTCATGAGAGAATTGAGACAACGATGCATTATCTGAACTATAATATGAACTATCGAACTTATTTGGAGTCACATTCAGATACGTTATTATAAACAATATGACGCTAAAAAATGCTAACATTTTGAGTAATAGTAAAGGCTTCTCAATAGTTGAATAAACTATTAAGAAGCCCGTTTTTGTTCTCGTATAATTTTTCTAGATATTCGAAGTTTGCGTGTGGGCATTTTTTCATATTGCACGAAGCGCTAGAACCTTCCCTGCGCTTCTTACTTGACCATGTAATTATTGGTCCTTTTGGTAAGTTTGTTATGTATGTGGAAGTTGCTGGAACAACTGGTCCAAATGGAAAATCACTAAATTAATTGATTTGATTTGTCCAGAAACGTCTAGTTACTACTAGATCTATTTATTTTCCCGATTTTCTTCTGTTGCAGTCTTTACAAAGCATTTGACAGTTTTCTGCATTTGTTTTACCACCTGCATGCCAAGGTGTAATATGGTCACCTTCCATTTCCTTTAATTCAAAGGGGGCATTACAATTAGCGCAAATACCATTTTGTCGTTCATATGCAAAACGCTTTTGACTTTCTGAAAAAGCACGAATATTTAAGTATTTTTCATTTCTTGTCAATACGTATTGATAGATACCTTTCCTCTTAGTAACATCATCATCTATCATGAGTTCTGCGATTTCTTTTTCTAATTCCGATGTATCAAATAACTCATTTTTAAAATCATCATATAAACTTCCCCAGTGAACTCCCTTCATTTCTTTACGATAGGTTGGGAAGGTAAGTTTAACCCAATCAATAACATTTCTAAAATAAGTCCATAATTCATTTGCGTTGGGGTCATGCTTATACTCCTACTGTTTATTTATATTTTGATGTCTTAGAGCTCATTTAATAACACAATTGTATTTGAATATTTTCTTTTAACTTCAAAATATATTTTTTTGTTATCCTTAATTTCTACTCTTATTAATTTCATATTTGTAGATTCCAATTATAGAACACCTTGTAGGTAACGTTTATTTGTTATTAATAATAGGGTTCTTTGTTTCTTATTCAGTAGGTGTTTTAATTGAAAGAAAAAGCAAGGAATAGACGAGTAAGAACACTTAATTTCTTAAGACACACAAATGATTTTCCTTCATTTCAGGGTAAATATTTCTGTTATGAATTTCATTATGGATTTCACTACACATAATCATAATCTCAAACTCATGCTTTAAATAAATGTCTTTCGATTTTTGGATGAATAGAGGTATCATGGTTTGAATTTGCGTGAGAAACTATAAAAGAAAAAGAATATATAGTGCTCCTGAAGGCCCTTTCTTTATAGGTTCATGAAACCTTTCTCAACTTCAGAGGTAGAGAAAATAGAGTATATTTTTTGAGCAATCAAAGAATAGTGTCAGAGGGAAGTCCTCAACCGGGTCTAGTCTACTATATTAATACTAAAGATTGAAGTTAGACGAAGTCACCATAACCATAAATTGGTTATAATGTAAT
The sequence above is drawn from the Pontibacillus yanchengensis genome and encodes:
- a CDS encoding tyrosine-type recombinase/integrase, whose amino-acid sequence is MTFNQEVSKQGSAQVVIQHLLETHNMEDLQVAAINVLGISGDKDADAPKQEKSFQKLTVEESILFFKGSSKFLGLAETSKDTYNYEIKLFCDFISKKFGTLDIPLTEVIYPTSTLLEYINQNDISNNTSAKKSAFLRTFIKTVVQDFYLMNKEEFDGTLKVDWNKNGLPKFYKLEQLKELLILSKETAFGLRNYTIISAFLGSALRVSELVGIQLSDIDLEEEMITVSRKRNKNKPVPAYIQRDALNVLMKYIDFMYGHLAEDWKELKANYGGLYVFSTTGGETAMTDRAVRGMVKSLAKKAQSISDAEAENLSVHNFRHSYAIYGIRSGINLYAMMDLMGHSTVTSLKPYAKQSRDQIKEDMEKNPIAKLI
- a CDS encoding HNH endonuclease yields the protein MKGVHWGSLYDDFKNELFDTSELEKEIAELMIDDDVTKRKGIYQYVLTRNEKYLNIRAFSESQKRFAYERQNGICANCNAPFELKEMEGDHITPWHAGGKTNAENCQMLCKDCNRRKSGK
- a CDS encoding tyrosine-type recombinase/integrase, whose protein sequence is MIIIESNIILDSHYFKQWYKHTHVAQSTKDSYKYILKRFGKYMMSLGPVRELDFDKFKFGKSDSRYDPIDEEFIDDFVEFLLENGDSHSNLYNSIEALKCFFKFLKMVGLIKSNPTAYYPNPYYKLRKVDRAFSKEDASKLLSASKKVDPFFGQFYLLMLLFLTCGLRAQEVCLMKKSQVNLEFQTIEITRGQKTSASVVSVVDKLKEAFEQYFEHPEWLRWSKGQDKEVFFYNNKPLNRSRLVSMLQLIYDEAGIDRQVRVHDLRHTMAQLLLLNGANEFSIQEQLRHERIETTMHYLNYNMNYRTYLESHSDTLL